Proteins encoded together in one Ictidomys tridecemlineatus isolate mIctTri1 chromosome 3, mIctTri1.hap1, whole genome shotgun sequence window:
- the Ets2 gene encoding protein C-ets-2, whose protein sequence is MNDFGIKNMDQVAPVANSFRGTLKRQPAFDTFDGSLFAVFPSLNEEQTLQEVPTGLDSISHDSASCFELPLLTPCSKAVMSQALTATFSGFQKERRRLGIPKNPWLWSERQVCQWLLWATSEFSLVNVNLQRLGMSGQVLCNLGKERFLELAPDFVGDILWEHLEQMIKETQEKTEDQYEENSHLNSVPHWINSNTLGFGVEQAPFSVQTQNYPKGGLLDSACPSSVAPGVLSSEQDFQMFPKSQLNTVSVNYCPVGQDFPGSNLNLLTSSSGKPEDRDSPETGADSFESADSLLRSWSSQSSLLDVQRVPSFESFEDDCSQSLCLSKPTMSFKDYIQERSDPAEQGKPVIPAAVLAGFTGSGPIQLWQFLLELLSDKSCQSFISWTGDGWEFKLADPDEVARRWGKRKNKPKMNYEKLSRGLRYYYDKNIIHKTSGKRYVYRFVCDLQNLLGFTPEELHAILGVQPDTED, encoded by the exons atgaATGATTTTGGAATCAAGAATATGGACCAGGTGGCCCCGGTGGCTAACAGTTTTCGAGGGACGCTCAAG CGCCAGCCGGCCTTCGACACCTTTGATGGGTCCCTATTTGCGGTTTTCCCCTCTCTAAATGAAGAGCAAACGCTCCAAGAAGTGCCCACAGGCTTGGATTCTATTTCTCATG ACTCGGCCAGCTGCTTCGAGCTGCCTCTGCTGACGCCCTGCAGCAAGGCGGTGATGAGTCAGGCCCTAACAGCCACCTTCAGCGGCTTCCAGAAGGAGCGTCGGCGTCTTGGCATTCCAAAGA ACCCCTGGCTGTGGAGCGAGCGGCAGGTGTGCCAGTGGCTCCTGTGGGCCACCAGCGAGTTCAGCCTGGTGAACGTGAACCTGCAGAGGCTCGGCATGAGCGGCCAGGTGCTGTGCAACCTTGGCAAGGAGCGTTTCCTGGAGCTGGCCCCGGACTTTGTGGGCGACATTCTCTGGGAGCACCTGGAGCAGATGATCAAAG AAACCCAAGAAAAGACAGAAGATCAGTATGAAGAAAATTCACACCTCAATTCAGTTCCTCACTGGATTAACAGCAACACCTTAG GTTTCGGCGTGGAGCAGGCTCCGTTCTCAGTGCAGACGCAGAATTACCCCAAAGGCGGCCTCCTGGACAGCGCGTGTCCCTCGTCTGTGGCTCCCGGCGTGCTCAGTTCCGAGCAGGACTTCCAGATGTTCCCCAAGTCGCAGCTCAACACCGTCAGTGTCAACTACTGTCCTGTGGGTCAGGACTTCCCCGGCTCCAACTTGAATCTGCTCACCAGCAGCTCTG GGAAGCCCGAGGACCGCGACTCCCCCGAGACGGGCGCGGACAGCTTCGAGAGCGCGGACTCGCTGCTGCGGTCCTGGAGCAGCCAGTCCTCCCTGCTGGACGTGCAGCGGGTGCCTTCCTTCGAGAGCTTCGAGGACGACTGCAGCCAGTCTCTCTGCCTCAGCAAGCCGACCATGTCCTTCAAGGACTACATCCAGGAGAGGAGCGACCCGGCCGAGCAGGGCAAGCCGGTCATACCTGCCGCCGTCCTGGCCGGCTTCACAG GAAGCGGGCCCATCCAGCTGTGGCAGTTCCTCCTGGAGCTGCTTTCCGACAAGTCTTGCCAGTCCTTCATCAGCTGGACCGGGGACGGCTGGGAGTTCAAGCTTGCGGACCCGGATGAG GTGGCCCGCCGGTGGGGGAAGAGGAAAAATAAGCCCAAGATGAACTACGAGAAGCTGAGCCGAGGCCTACGCTACTACTACGACAAGAACATCATCCACAAGACGTCGGGCAAGCGCTACGTGTACCGCTTCGTGTGTGACCTCCAGAACCTGCTGGGGTTCACGCCCGAGGAACTGCACGCCATCCTGGGCGTCCAACCGGACACAGAGGACTGA